The following are encoded together in the Pseudomonas sediminis genome:
- a CDS encoding START domain-containing protein translates to MMRFSVLAMLLYATAAQAAERQWQLEREEDGVSVYLADVPGSKYKAYRGVVTIKGDLAAVQAAQEDVAGSCSWIFSCQQQRLLESKGDVSELYTRFEMPWPVKARDSVIQVTTRTDADGGVTRLLKAVPERLPEEKDFVRVQRVDGEWHLKPLDQGEVEVTYEVHTEPGGSVPSWLANSFVVDAPLQTLQGLRAKVEGR, encoded by the coding sequence ATGATGCGTTTTTCCGTTCTGGCCATGCTGTTGTACGCGACCGCTGCCCAAGCTGCCGAAAGGCAGTGGCAGTTGGAGCGCGAGGAAGACGGTGTCAGCGTTTATCTCGCCGATGTGCCTGGGTCGAAGTACAAGGCCTATCGTGGCGTGGTGACGATCAAGGGCGACCTGGCTGCCGTACAAGCGGCGCAGGAGGATGTCGCCGGCTCCTGCTCCTGGATCTTCAGTTGCCAGCAGCAGCGACTGCTCGAGAGTAAGGGCGACGTGAGCGAGCTGTACACCCGTTTCGAAATGCCCTGGCCGGTGAAGGCGCGTGATTCAGTGATCCAGGTGACCACACGCACCGATGCAGATGGCGGCGTCACGCGTCTGCTCAAGGCGGTGCCGGAGCGCTTGCCGGAGGAAAAGGACTTCGTGCGGGTGCAGCGTGTCGATGGCGAGTGGCATCTCAAGCCGCTTGATCAGGGCGAGGTGGAAGTGACCTATGAGGTGCACACTGAACCGGGCGGCAGCGTGCCCTCCTGGCTGGCCAACAGTTTCGTCGTCGATGCGCCGCTGCAAACGCTGCAGGGCTTGCGGGCGAAGGTGGAAGGGCGTTGA
- a CDS encoding YkgJ family cysteine cluster protein, protein MECRAGCGACCIAPSISSPIPGMPDGKPAGVRCIHLDAEFLCAIFGRPERPAVCGGFKAEEQLCADDRESAIRMLGWLEQATA, encoded by the coding sequence ATGGAGTGTCGTGCTGGTTGCGGTGCCTGCTGCATCGCGCCTTCCATCAGTTCTCCGATTCCGGGCATGCCCGATGGCAAGCCGGCCGGCGTGCGCTGCATTCATCTTGATGCCGAGTTTCTCTGCGCCATCTTCGGTCGCCCGGAGAGACCTGCTGTGTGCGGAGGTTTCAAGGCAGAAGAACAGTTGTGTGCGGATGACCGCGAGAGTGCCATTCGGATGCTGGGCTGGCTGGAGCAGGCGACGGCCTGA
- a CDS encoding NAD(P)-dependent oxidoreductase yields the protein MAKVAFLGLGVMGYPMAGHLARNGHQVTVYNRSPGKAKQWMGEYAGSSAPTPREAVAGAELVMCCVGNDDDLRSVVLGEQGAFAGMAPGAILVDHTTASADVARELAAIAVERGLGFLDAPVSGGQAGAVNGVLTVMVGGEAETYAVAEPVIQNYARMMRLMGPAGSGQLSKMVNQICIAGLVQGLAEALNFAQRAGLDGHAVVDVISKGAAQSWQMENRYKTMLAGEFDFGFAVDWMRKDLSIVLEESRRNGAQLPVTALVDQFYADVQSMGGGRWDTSSLLARLQRNR from the coding sequence ATGGCAAAGGTCGCGTTTCTCGGTTTGGGCGTCATGGGCTATCCGATGGCCGGGCATCTGGCCCGCAACGGTCATCAGGTGACTGTCTACAACCGCTCGCCGGGCAAGGCCAAGCAGTGGATGGGCGAGTATGCCGGCAGCAGTGCGCCGACCCCGCGTGAAGCGGTGGCAGGTGCCGAACTGGTGATGTGTTGTGTCGGCAACGATGACGACCTGCGCAGCGTGGTGCTCGGCGAGCAGGGCGCATTCGCTGGCATGGCGCCGGGCGCCATTCTGGTCGACCACACCACGGCTTCGGCCGATGTCGCGCGTGAGTTGGCAGCCATCGCAGTCGAGCGTGGCCTCGGTTTTCTCGATGCGCCGGTGTCTGGCGGTCAGGCGGGAGCGGTCAATGGCGTGCTGACCGTAATGGTCGGTGGTGAGGCCGAAACCTATGCCGTGGCCGAGCCGGTCATCCAGAACTACGCGCGAATGATGCGCCTGATGGGGCCGGCCGGTAGCGGCCAGTTGAGCAAGATGGTCAATCAGATCTGCATCGCTGGTCTGGTTCAGGGGTTGGCAGAAGCGCTGAACTTCGCTCAGCGCGCAGGGCTGGATGGTCATGCGGTGGTCGATGTGATCAGCAAGGGCGCGGCGCAGTCCTGGCAGATGGAAAACCGCTACAAGACCATGCTGGCGGGTGAGTTCGACTTTGGCTTCGCGGTCGACTGGATGCGCAAGGATCTGTCGATTGTGCTCGAAGAGTCGCGTCGCAACGGCGCACAGCTGCCGGTGACGGCGCTGGTCGATCAGTTCTATGCCGATGTTCAATCCATGGGTGGTGGGCGCTGGGATACCTCCAGCCTGCTGGCCCGCCTGCAGCGTAACCGCTGA
- a CDS encoding exonuclease domain-containing protein: protein MGHWLVIDLEATTDEGGWAMEEMEIIEIGASLVGADGHERDHFQRFIRPQRRPCLTDFCRELTHITQAEIDSAATLPQVCAQFERWLTQHAPRLVGWSSWGDYDRRQLEQEWRQHQLHSLLTQVPHLNLKQAFAKARQLQRPVGLHSALQLAGMQFQGQQHRALEDARNTARLLPLVLPLKD from the coding sequence ATGGGGCATTGGCTAGTCATCGACCTGGAGGCCACCACCGACGAAGGCGGCTGGGCGATGGAAGAAATGGAAATCATCGAAATCGGAGCCAGCCTGGTCGGAGCAGACGGTCATGAGCGCGATCACTTTCAACGCTTCATCAGGCCACAGCGCCGCCCCTGCCTGACCGACTTCTGCCGCGAACTCACCCATATCACCCAGGCAGAGATCGACAGCGCCGCTACCCTGCCCCAGGTCTGCGCTCAGTTCGAGCGCTGGCTGACCCAGCATGCACCACGCCTGGTCGGCTGGAGCAGCTGGGGGGATTACGACCGCCGCCAGCTGGAGCAGGAATGGCGTCAACATCAGTTGCACAGCCTGCTGACCCAGGTGCCGCACCTCAACCTCAAACAGGCTTTCGCCAAGGCGCGCCAATTGCAGCGCCCGGTTGGCCTGCACAGTGCCCTGCAACTGGCTGGCATGCAGTTTCAAGGGCAACAGCACCGCGCCCTCGAAGATGCGCGTAACACCGCCCGCCTGCTGCCACTGGTATTGCCCCTCAAAGACTGA
- a CDS encoding pyrimidine/purine nucleoside phosphorylase, translating to MFKVNEYFDGTVKSIGFTMAEGPATIGVMAPGEYEFGTSQLEVMHVVAGALTVKLPGSDSWNTFEAGSKFTVEANSKFQLKVAVDTAYLCEYR from the coding sequence ATGTTCAAGGTCAACGAATACTTCGACGGCACCGTCAAATCCATCGGTTTCACCATGGCTGAAGGCCCTGCCACCATCGGCGTAATGGCCCCGGGCGAATACGAATTCGGCACCAGCCAGCTGGAAGTCATGCACGTGGTTGCCGGCGCTCTGACCGTCAAGCTGCCAGGCAGCGACAGCTGGAACACCTTCGAAGCCGGCAGCAAGTTCACCGTCGAGGCCAACAGCAAGTTCCAGCTGAAGGTAGCCGTAGACACTGCCTACCTCTGCGAATACCGCTAA
- the rhtA gene encoding threonine/homoserine exporter RhtA, protein MPRSALIVPIALLVVAMVSIQSGASLAKNLFPLVGAEGTTALRLVLGAIILSLVMQPWRARLDLRKCHVLLAYGLALGGMNLMFYMSLQSIPLGIAVALEFTGPLALALLSSRRLLDFVWVILAVAGLWMLLPTGATQHAIDPLGAALALGAGVCWSLYIIFGQKAGAQHGRHTVALGTWVAALLVLPIGAWHAGSNLLSLDLLPIALGVAVLSSALPYSLEMVALTRLPARTFSVLMSLEPAVAAMCGLAFLGEKLLWGQWLAVGAIIVASAGAAATIKPKS, encoded by the coding sequence ATGCCACGCAGCGCACTTATCGTCCCCATTGCCTTGCTCGTGGTGGCCATGGTCTCGATCCAGAGCGGCGCCTCGCTGGCCAAGAACCTGTTCCCGCTAGTCGGTGCCGAAGGCACCACGGCGCTGCGCCTGGTGCTCGGCGCGATCATCCTGTCGCTGGTGATGCAACCGTGGCGTGCACGTCTGGACCTGCGCAAGTGCCACGTCCTGCTGGCTTACGGCCTGGCGCTGGGCGGCATGAACCTGATGTTCTACATGTCGCTGCAAAGCATTCCACTGGGCATCGCCGTGGCCCTGGAGTTCACCGGGCCGCTGGCCCTGGCGTTGCTTTCCTCGCGCCGCCTGCTGGATTTCGTCTGGGTGATCCTGGCCGTCGCCGGGCTGTGGATGCTGCTGCCTACCGGCGCCACGCAACACGCCATCGATCCGCTCGGCGCAGCCCTGGCACTCGGCGCGGGTGTTTGCTGGTCGCTGTACATCATCTTCGGACAGAAAGCCGGCGCCCAGCATGGCCGCCACACCGTTGCCCTAGGCACCTGGGTCGCCGCTCTCCTGGTACTGCCCATCGGAGCCTGGCATGCCGGCAGTAACCTGCTGAGCCTAGACCTGCTGCCCATCGCCCTGGGTGTCGCGGTGCTGTCCTCGGCCCTGCCCTACAGCCTGGAGATGGTCGCCCTTACGCGACTACCAGCGCGCACCTTCAGCGTACTGATGAGCCTGGAGCCGGCAGTCGCGGCAATGTGCGGCCTGGCCTTTCTCGGCGAGAAGCTGCTCTGGGGCCAGTGGCTGGCCGTCGGCGCGATCATCGTCGCCTCGGCCGGGGCGGCCGCCACTATCAAGCCAAAAAGTTAA
- a CDS encoding ABC transporter transmembrane domain-containing protein — protein sequence MTSMLSSRQRGAIRLAWRFIAPYRGRVLGALLALMFTAAITLSMGQGIKLLVDQGLATQSPAALRQSLLLFFVLVLALAFGTYTRFYLVSWIGERVVADIRRRVFDHLIELHPGVYESNRSSEIQSRLTADTTLLQSVIGSSLSMALRNLIMLIGGSVLLVVTNPKLSGIVLLALPLVVAPILLFGRRVRALSRQSQDRVADVGSYVGETLGQIKTVQAYNHQNEDKRRFGESAEAAFDVARKRIAQRSWLITVVIVLVLGAVGVMLWVGGMDVIAGRISGGELAAFVFYSLIVGSSFSTLSEVIGELQRAAGAAERIGELLRASNAIVAPEQPQHLPQPVQGRIELQGVRFAYPSRADSYAVDGIDLQVAAGETLALVGPSGAGKSTLFDLLLRFFDPQGGRILIDGVPIDQLEPRELRACFALVSQNPALFFGSVEDNIRYGRLDASQAEVEAAARAAHAHEFIQRLPQGYQTHLGESGLGLSGGQRQRLAIARALLADAPILLLDEATSALDAESEHLIQQALPSLMAGRTTLVIAHRLATVKQADRIAVIEQGRLAAIGSHAELIESSPLYARLAELQFGT from the coding sequence ATGACATCGATGCTTTCTTCTCGCCAGCGTGGCGCCATACGCCTGGCCTGGCGCTTTATCGCGCCTTATCGCGGCCGAGTGCTGGGTGCGCTGCTGGCACTGATGTTCACGGCGGCGATCACCTTGTCCATGGGCCAGGGCATCAAGTTGCTGGTGGATCAGGGGCTGGCCACGCAGTCGCCGGCCGCGCTGCGGCAGTCCCTGCTGCTGTTTTTCGTGCTGGTATTGGCGCTGGCCTTCGGCACCTACACGCGCTTCTACCTGGTGTCATGGATCGGCGAGCGGGTGGTCGCGGATATTCGTCGGCGTGTGTTCGATCACCTGATCGAGTTGCATCCTGGCGTCTACGAGAGCAATCGCAGCTCGGAAATCCAGTCGCGGCTGACCGCCGATACCACCTTGCTGCAGTCGGTGATCGGCTCGTCACTGTCGATGGCGCTGCGCAATCTGATCATGCTGATCGGTGGCAGCGTGCTGCTGGTGGTGACCAATCCCAAACTCAGCGGCATCGTCCTGCTGGCCCTGCCGCTGGTGGTAGCGCCGATCCTGCTGTTTGGACGCCGTGTGCGCGCGCTGTCGCGGCAGAGCCAGGACCGCGTGGCGGATGTCGGCAGCTACGTCGGCGAGACGCTGGGGCAGATCAAGACGGTGCAGGCCTACAACCATCAGAACGAGGACAAGCGACGCTTCGGTGAGTCGGCCGAGGCCGCTTTCGATGTGGCGCGTAAGCGCATCGCCCAGCGTTCGTGGCTGATCACCGTGGTCATCGTGCTGGTACTGGGTGCGGTGGGGGTGATGCTCTGGGTCGGCGGCATGGATGTGATCGCCGGGCGTATCTCTGGCGGTGAGTTGGCAGCCTTCGTGTTCTACAGCCTGATCGTCGGCTCGTCCTTCAGCACGCTGAGTGAGGTGATCGGTGAGTTGCAGCGCGCCGCAGGCGCCGCCGAGCGTATCGGCGAGCTATTGCGCGCCAGTAACGCCATCGTGGCGCCAGAGCAGCCGCAGCATCTGCCGCAGCCGGTGCAGGGACGTATCGAGTTGCAGGGCGTGCGCTTCGCTTATCCATCGCGCGCGGACAGCTATGCCGTCGATGGCATCGATTTGCAGGTGGCAGCGGGTGAGACGCTGGCGCTGGTGGGGCCGTCCGGTGCTGGCAAGTCGACGCTGTTCGATCTGCTGCTGCGTTTTTTCGACCCGCAGGGCGGGCGCATCCTCATCGACGGTGTACCGATCGATCAGCTCGAGCCGCGCGAGCTGCGCGCCTGTTTCGCTCTGGTGTCACAGAATCCCGCGCTGTTCTTCGGCTCGGTCGAAGACAACATTCGCTACGGCCGCCTGGATGCCAGCCAAGCCGAGGTGGAGGCGGCCGCGCGAGCGGCACACGCTCATGAGTTCATCCAGCGTTTGCCGCAGGGCTACCAGACCCATCTCGGTGAGTCCGGGCTTGGGCTTTCCGGTGGCCAGCGTCAACGTCTGGCCATTGCTCGTGCCTTGCTGGCCGATGCGCCGATCCTGCTGCTCGACGAGGCCACCAGTGCGCTGGATGCCGAGAGTGAACACCTGATCCAGCAGGCGCTGCCATCGCTGATGGCCGGGCGTACCACGCTGGTGATCGCTCACCGTCTGGCCACGGTGAAGCAAGCGGATCGCATCGCAGTGATCGAACAGGGCCGTTTGGCTGCCATCGGCAGCCATGCCGAGTTGATCGAAAGCAGCCCGCTCTATGCGCGGCTGGCCGAGTTGCAGTTCGGTACTTAA
- a CDS encoding DoxX-like family protein: MTDRRLAQIAWLARLALALVFIWHGLAPKILWLSPDEVAMIAAHGLPDHPLFAPQLIAAVGGIAEILLGILLLTVRRQRWPLLVAGAVLLVLLLDVVLLSPHLLIQAFNPLSTNLAALALCAVAWLAEAPSAADS; the protein is encoded by the coding sequence ATGACTGATCGGCGCCTGGCGCAGATCGCCTGGCTCGCTCGATTGGCTCTGGCACTGGTGTTCATCTGGCATGGCCTGGCGCCGAAGATTCTCTGGCTCAGCCCTGACGAAGTGGCGATGATCGCGGCCCATGGCCTGCCAGATCATCCGCTGTTCGCGCCGCAGCTGATCGCGGCTGTCGGCGGTATTGCCGAGATCCTTCTGGGCATCCTGCTGCTGACGGTGCGGCGCCAACGTTGGCCCTTGCTGGTCGCTGGCGCGGTGTTGTTGGTGTTGCTGCTTGATGTTGTGCTGCTGAGCCCCCATCTGTTGATTCAGGCGTTCAATCCGCTTTCGACCAACCTGGCTGCGCTGGCCTTGTGCGCAGTGGCCTGGCTGGCTGAAGCGCCCTCGGCTGCTGACTCCTGA
- a CDS encoding thiol-disulfide oxidoreductase DCC family protein produces MTQQSLPPGLAAGERVVLFDGVCKLCNGWARFLIRHDRQRQFRLASVQSVQGQALLAWYGLPTDRFDSMALIDEAGLHLRSTALLCILARLPQPWRVLVWLRLIPRPLRDWCYDRIALNRYRLFGRYQVCLLPTADHAERFLHD; encoded by the coding sequence ATGACGCAGCAGTCGCTGCCGCCCGGTCTTGCTGCAGGCGAGCGTGTCGTCCTGTTCGATGGCGTCTGCAAGCTGTGCAATGGCTGGGCGAGATTCCTCATTCGGCATGACCGCCAACGCCAGTTTCGCCTGGCGTCGGTGCAGTCGGTGCAAGGCCAGGCGTTGCTGGCCTGGTATGGGCTGCCGACCGACCGTTTCGACAGCATGGCGCTGATCGATGAGGCGGGGTTGCATCTACGCTCCACGGCGCTGTTGTGCATTCTTGCGCGGTTGCCCCAGCCCTGGCGTGTTCTTGTCTGGCTGCGCCTGATTCCGCGCCCACTGCGTGACTGGTGTTATGACCGCATCGCGCTGAATCGCTACCGCCTGTTCGGGCGCTACCAGGTCTGTCTGCTGCCCACTGCCGATCACGCTGAGCGCTTTCTGCATGACTGA
- a CDS encoding DUF1287 domain-containing protein, translating into MRMLVLLLAWSLALAAQAIEADKLVLDARKQVGVTLGYDPAYRTLSYPGGDVPMVTGVCTDVVIRALRQQGLDLQEAVHRDMRGNFASYPMNWGLSRPDSNIDHRRVPNLMTWFKRQGWALAVKQDASAYRAGDIVTWDLGRGLTHIGIVSDRQAATGTPLVLHNIGRGTQEEDILFAYRITGHYRPLAQQASAGQ; encoded by the coding sequence ATGCGCATGCTGGTTCTACTGCTGGCTTGGTCGCTGGCACTTGCCGCGCAAGCCATAGAGGCTGACAAGCTGGTGCTCGATGCACGTAAGCAGGTCGGCGTGACCTTGGGTTATGACCCGGCCTACCGCACGCTGAGCTATCCGGGCGGCGACGTACCGATGGTCACCGGCGTCTGCACTGACGTGGTGATCCGCGCGCTGCGTCAGCAGGGGCTGGATCTCCAGGAGGCGGTGCATCGCGACATGCGCGGCAACTTCGCCTCCTATCCGATGAACTGGGGGCTGAGTCGCCCGGACAGCAACATCGATCACCGCCGCGTGCCCAACCTGATGACCTGGTTCAAGCGTCAGGGCTGGGCGCTTGCGGTCAAGCAGGATGCTTCGGCCTACCGTGCCGGCGATATCGTCACCTGGGATCTGGGGCGTGGCCTTACCCATATCGGCATCGTCAGCGACCGTCAGGCTGCAACAGGCACACCGCTAGTGCTGCACAACATCGGCCGGGGCACGCAGGAGGAGGACATCCTGTTCGCCTACCGCATCACCGGCCATTACCGCCCTCTGGCGCAACAGGCGAGCGCTGGCCAATGA
- a CDS encoding ATP-NAD kinase family protein has product MSRFHIGLIINPLAGLGGPAAFKGSDGMAEQALALGVEPKAAQRTRTALEQLLTLQERIEFVSYPGAMGGDLLAQMGFEHRLLGELSEGATTAEDTQRAVRQLQDAGVALILFAGGDGTARDVCAAIRDGQPVLGIPAGVKIQSGVYAISPRAAGELTARLVDGGLVRLASGEVRDIDESALREGRVTARWYGELCVPQEGGYVQAVKQGGVESEELVLADLAAWLEAEWEPDARYVFGPGSTLHGLAQNLGLETTLLGVDVIEAGQIIARDVNETELFDLVDGHPTYLLVTAIGGQGHIVGRGNQQISPRVLRAIGLERLRVVATKRKLATLEGRPLLVDSGDVALDDVFPDAVRVWAGYKEELLYPLSR; this is encoded by the coding sequence ATGTCGCGTTTTCATATTGGTCTGATCATCAATCCGCTGGCCGGCCTGGGTGGCCCGGCAGCGTTCAAGGGCAGCGACGGCATGGCCGAGCAGGCGCTGGCTCTGGGTGTCGAGCCAAAAGCTGCACAACGTACGCGCACCGCGCTTGAGCAGTTGTTGACCCTGCAAGAGCGCATTGAGTTCGTCAGCTACCCCGGCGCCATGGGTGGCGATCTTTTGGCGCAGATGGGCTTCGAACATCGTTTGCTGGGTGAGTTGAGCGAAGGTGCGACCACCGCCGAAGATACCCAGCGTGCGGTGCGGCAACTGCAGGACGCCGGTGTGGCGTTGATTCTCTTCGCCGGTGGCGACGGTACCGCGCGCGATGTTTGCGCCGCTATCAGGGACGGGCAGCCGGTGTTGGGCATTCCTGCAGGAGTGAAGATCCAGTCCGGCGTCTATGCCATCAGCCCGCGAGCCGCGGGCGAACTGACGGCGCGCCTGGTAGACGGCGGCCTGGTGCGATTGGCCAGCGGCGAAGTGCGTGATATCGATGAGAGCGCCCTGCGTGAAGGCCGTGTCACCGCACGCTGGTATGGCGAGCTGTGCGTGCCGCAGGAGGGCGGTTACGTGCAGGCAGTCAAGCAGGGTGGCGTGGAGTCCGAAGAGTTGGTGCTGGCCGATCTCGCCGCCTGGCTGGAGGCGGAGTGGGAGCCAGACGCGCGCTACGTGTTCGGCCCAGGCTCGACCCTGCACGGCCTGGCGCAGAATCTGGGGCTGGAAACCACGCTGCTGGGCGTCGATGTGATCGAAGCCGGCCAGATCATCGCCCGCGACGTGAATGAAACCGAGCTGTTCGATCTGGTCGACGGGCACCCGACTTACCTGCTGGTGACCGCAATCGGCGGTCAGGGCCATATTGTCGGCCGTGGCAATCAGCAGATCAGCCCGCGTGTGCTGCGCGCCATCGGCTTGGAGCGCCTGCGTGTGGTGGCCACCAAGCGCAAGCTGGCGACGCTGGAGGGCCGGCCGCTGCTGGTCGACAGTGGTGACGTGGCGCTGGATGATGTCTTCCCTGATGCCGTGCGGGTCTGGGCGGGGTACAAGGAAGAGTTGCTATACCCGCTGAGTCGATAG
- a CDS encoding PA1571 family protein codes for MSLQDNAAQCPATAQQQEPVGGFIIDGQGREVPITEDMIQEACDALEESRQRVSQQA; via the coding sequence ATGAGCTTGCAAGACAACGCCGCCCAATGCCCCGCCACCGCGCAACAGCAGGAACCGGTGGGCGGTTTTATCATCGACGGCCAAGGCCGCGAAGTGCCCATTACCGAAGACATGATCCAAGAGGCGTGTGACGCCCTGGAAGAAAGTCGCCAACGCGTCAGCCAGCAGGCGTGA
- the msrB gene encoding peptide-methionine (R)-S-oxide reductase MsrB, with protein MDKVEKPLDSWREELTDEQFHVCRLGGTERPFTGAYHDSKTPGIYHCACCGEALFDSDAKYDSGSGWPSYFQPINDEVIASLDDYSHGMHRIEVKCAKCDAHLGHVFPDGPRPTGLRYCINSLSLKLVPSE; from the coding sequence GTGGATAAAGTCGAAAAACCCCTGGATAGCTGGCGCGAAGAGCTGACCGACGAGCAGTTTCATGTCTGCCGACTGGGTGGCACTGAGCGGCCGTTCACCGGCGCTTATCACGACAGCAAAACCCCTGGCATCTACCACTGCGCCTGCTGTGGCGAGGCGCTGTTCGACTCGGACGCCAAATACGACTCGGGCAGCGGTTGGCCGAGCTATTTTCAGCCGATCAATGACGAGGTGATCGCCAGCCTCGACGATTACAGCCATGGCATGCATCGCATCGAAGTCAAATGCGCCAAATGCGACGCGCATCTGGGGCATGTGTTCCCCGATGGCCCACGCCCGACCGGGTTGCGCTACTGCATCAACTCACTGTCGTTGAAACTGGTGCCGAGCGAGTAA
- a CDS encoding pyridoxal phosphate-dependent aminotransferase: MQVSKSNKLANVCYDIRGPVLKHAKRLEEEGHRILKLNIGNPAPFGFEAPEEILQDVIRNLPTAQGYSDSKGLFSARKAVMQYYQQKQVEGVTIEDIYLGNGVSELIVMAMQALLNNGDEVLIPAPDYPLWTAAVALSGGKPVHYLCDEQADWFPDIADMRAKITPNTKALVLINPNNPTGAVYSKEVLQDIVELARQHNLVIFSDEIYDKILYDDAVHISTASLAPDVLCLTFNGLSKSYRVAGFRSGWVAISGPKHRAQSYIEGLDILANMRLCANVPSQHAIQTALGGYQSINDLVLPNGRLLEQRNRAWELLNDIPGVSCVKPMGALYAFPKIDPKVCPIHNDEKFVLDLLLSEKLLIVQGTAFNWPWPDHFRVVTLPRVDDLEQAIGRIGNFLKGYSQ, translated from the coding sequence ATGCAGGTCAGCAAATCGAACAAGCTCGCCAACGTCTGCTATGACATTCGCGGGCCGGTGCTCAAGCACGCCAAGCGTCTGGAAGAGGAAGGTCATCGCATCCTCAAGCTGAACATCGGCAATCCGGCGCCGTTCGGTTTCGAGGCTCCGGAAGAAATTCTTCAGGACGTCATCCGCAACCTGCCTACGGCGCAGGGCTACAGCGACTCCAAGGGACTGTTCAGCGCACGCAAGGCGGTGATGCAGTACTACCAGCAAAAGCAGGTCGAAGGCGTCACCATCGAGGACATCTACCTCGGCAACGGCGTATCCGAGCTGATCGTCATGGCCATGCAGGCGCTGCTAAACAACGGTGACGAGGTGCTGATTCCGGCACCTGACTATCCGCTGTGGACTGCTGCCGTGGCCCTGTCCGGCGGCAAGCCGGTGCACTACCTGTGCGACGAACAGGCCGACTGGTTCCCCGACATTGCCGACATGCGCGCCAAGATCACGCCCAATACCAAGGCACTGGTGCTGATCAACCCGAACAACCCCACCGGCGCGGTGTATTCGAAGGAAGTGCTGCAGGACATCGTCGAACTGGCGCGCCAGCACAACCTGGTGATCTTCTCCGACGAGATCTACGACAAGATCCTCTACGACGACGCCGTGCACATCAGCACCGCTTCGCTGGCACCAGACGTCCTCTGCCTGACCTTCAACGGCCTGTCCAAGAGCTACCGCGTGGCCGGTTTCCGCTCTGGCTGGGTGGCCATCTCCGGGCCCAAACACAGGGCGCAGAGCTACATCGAAGGCCTGGATATCCTGGCCAACATGCGCCTGTGCGCCAACGTGCCAAGCCAGCATGCGATCCAGACCGCACTCGGTGGCTACCAGAGCATCAACGACCTGGTACTGCCAAACGGTCGCTTGCTGGAACAGCGTAATCGGGCCTGGGAACTGCTCAACGATATTCCCGGGGTCAGCTGCGTCAAGCCCATGGGCGCGCTGTACGCCTTCCCGAAGATCGACCCGAAGGTCTGCCCAATCCACAATGACGAGAAGTTCGTCCTCGACCTGCTGCTTTCCGAGAAGCTGTTGATCGTTCAGGGCACCGCTTTCAACTGGCCGTGGCCGGATCACTTCCGCGTGGTCACCCTGCCCCGCGTCGACGACCTGGAGCAGGCCATCGGCCGTATCGGCAACTTCCTCAAGGGATACAGCCAGTAA
- the htpX gene encoding protease HtpX yields MMRIMLFLATNLAVLVIASITLKLLGVDRFTGQNHGSLLIFCAVFGFAGSLVSLFISKWMAKMSTGTQIITQPRTRHEQWLLQTVEELSREAGIKMPEVGIFPAYESNAFATGWNKNDALVAVSQGLLERFSPDEVRAVLAHEIGHVANGDMVTLALIQGVVNTFVMFFARIFGNFVDKAILKNEDGHGIGYFVATIFAELVLGILASIIVMWFSRKREYKADEAGARLAGTGAMIAALQRLRAEQGVPVQMPDSLTAFGINGGLKNGLAGLLMSHPPLEDRIEALRRRG; encoded by the coding sequence ATGATGCGCATTATGTTGTTCCTGGCCACCAACCTGGCGGTTCTGGTTATCGCCAGCATCACCCTCAAACTGCTGGGGGTCGACCGCTTCACCGGCCAGAACCATGGCAGCCTGCTGATTTTCTGCGCCGTGTTCGGTTTCGCCGGCTCGCTGGTGTCGCTGTTCATCTCCAAGTGGATGGCGAAGATGAGCACCGGCACGCAGATCATCACCCAGCCGCGCACCCGTCACGAACAGTGGCTGCTGCAGACCGTCGAGGAGCTGTCCCGTGAAGCCGGCATCAAGATGCCGGAAGTCGGTATCTTCCCGGCCTACGAGTCCAACGCCTTCGCCACCGGCTGGAACAAGAACGACGCGCTGGTCGCCGTCAGCCAGGGTCTGCTCGAGCGCTTCTCGCCTGATGAAGTGCGCGCGGTGCTGGCCCACGAGATCGGCCACGTGGCCAACGGCGACATGGTCACCTTGGCACTGATCCAGGGCGTGGTGAACACCTTCGTGATGTTCTTCGCGCGCATCTTCGGTAACTTCGTCGACAAGGCGATCCTGAAGAATGAAGACGGCCACGGTATCGGCTACTTCGTCGCGACCATCTTCGCCGAGCTGGTGCTGGGTATCCTGGCCAGCATCATCGTCATGTGGTTCTCGCGCAAACGTGAGTACAAGGCTGATGAAGCCGGCGCCCGCCTGGCCGGTACCGGCGCCATGATCGCCGCGCTGCAGCGTCTGCGCGCCGAGCAAGGCGTTCCGGTGCAGATGCCCGACAGCCTGACTGCCTTCGGCATCAACGGCGGCCTGAAGAACGGCCTGGCCGGTCTGCTGATGAGCCACCCGCCGCTGGAGGATCGCATCGAGGCGCTGCGCCGCCGCGGCTGA